A window of Thermococcus sp. MV5 contains these coding sequences:
- a CDS encoding KH domain-containing protein, with amino-acid sequence MKAPICEVCLKTEDILCPADEKKLQEGVISEMDVRISRMLYKLLGDADVEFKKAVEAGDLVVIMVGEGNVPLVIGKGGKNIKLLMRELGKRVRVIEGMEIKGTEDIKKLAIDLLYPASVFGVNVVYAPAGQYYKVLVLRRDKQKLPERQEILEDILSKIVGSDVKISFI; translated from the coding sequence ATGAAAGCACCAATCTGTGAGGTGTGTCTTAAAACGGAGGATATTTTATGTCCAGCAGATGAGAAGAAACTGCAAGAGGGAGTTATTTCTGAGATGGATGTTAGGATTTCAAGGATGCTTTACAAGCTCTTGGGAGATGCTGATGTGGAATTTAAAAAAGCGGTAGAAGCGGGTGACCTAGTAGTTATAATGGTAGGAGAGGGAAACGTCCCTCTTGTCATTGGGAAGGGTGGCAAAAATATCAAGCTCCTTATGAGGGAGCTTGGAAAGAGAGTGAGGGTAATTGAAGGGATGGAAATAAAAGGGACTGAAGACATCAAAAAGCTGGCGATTGACTTATTATATCCTGCAAGTGTTTTTGGAGTTAATGTAGTGTATGCTCCAGCTGGACAGTACTACAAGGTCTTGGTACTTAGAAGGGATAAGCAGAAGCTCCCTGAGAGACAGGAAATTTTGGAAGATATTTTATCTAAAATCGTTGGCTCTGACGTAAAGATCTCTTTTATCTGA
- the aspS gene encoding aspartate--tRNA(Asn) ligase, with translation MYRTHYSSQITEELNGKKVRIAGWVHEVKDLGGIKFLWIRDRDGITQITAPKKKVSEELFKLIPKLNSEDVVSVEGVVNFTPKAKLGFEIIPEKIEILSKAGTPLPLDPTGKIKAELDTRLDNRFIDLRRPEVMAIFKIRSSVFRAVRDFFYREGFVEIHTPKIIATATEGGTELFPMKYFERDAFLAQSPQLYKQIMMASGLDRVFEIAPIFRAEEHNTTRHLNEAWSIDGEMAFIENEDEVMQFLERLIAHVIAYVRRHNERELRVLNFELEEPKLPFRRITYTEALEILRDLGKDIPWGEDIDTEGEKLLGRYIKETYDEDLYFIYQYPSSAKPFYIMRYDNKPEISRSFDLEYRGIEITSGGQREHRYEKLKAQIAEKGLNVESFDFYLKAFRYGMPPHGGFGLGAERLVKQMLDLGNIREVILFPRDRKRLEP, from the coding sequence ATGTACCGGACACACTATTCAAGTCAAATCACCGAAGAATTGAATGGAAAAAAGGTAAGGATAGCTGGATGGGTGCATGAAGTTAAGGATTTGGGTGGAATAAAGTTCCTGTGGATACGAGACAGAGATGGCATAACCCAAATTACCGCTCCAAAAAAGAAAGTCTCTGAAGAGCTATTTAAACTTATACCGAAACTCAATAGTGAAGACGTAGTCTCAGTTGAAGGAGTTGTTAACTTTACTCCAAAAGCAAAATTGGGTTTTGAAATTATTCCTGAGAAAATTGAGATTCTTTCAAAAGCCGGAACACCACTCCCCTTAGATCCAACTGGAAAGATTAAAGCTGAACTAGATACTAGGCTTGATAATCGTTTCATAGACCTAAGAAGGCCAGAAGTCATGGCAATATTCAAAATCCGTTCAAGTGTCTTTAGAGCAGTTAGAGACTTCTTTTATAGGGAAGGCTTTGTAGAAATTCACACTCCCAAAATAATAGCTACGGCTACAGAAGGCGGGACTGAGCTCTTTCCTATGAAGTACTTTGAAAGAGATGCTTTTTTGGCTCAGTCTCCACAACTTTACAAACAAATTATGATGGCTTCAGGGTTAGACAGAGTCTTTGAAATAGCTCCAATATTCAGAGCTGAGGAACACAACACTACTAGGCACTTAAATGAAGCTTGGAGTATTGATGGAGAAATGGCATTTATAGAGAACGAAGATGAAGTGATGCAGTTTCTTGAACGCCTCATAGCACATGTGATCGCTTATGTGAGAAGGCATAATGAGAGGGAACTAAGAGTTCTTAATTTTGAACTCGAAGAACCAAAGCTTCCTTTTAGAAGGATTACTTATACTGAAGCTCTTGAAATCCTGAGAGACTTAGGAAAAGACATCCCTTGGGGGGAAGATATAGACACTGAAGGAGAGAAGCTCCTTGGCCGTTATATTAAGGAAACCTATGATGAAGATCTCTATTTCATATATCAATATCCTAGTAGTGCCAAGCCTTTCTATATTATGAGATATGACAATAAGCCAGAGATCTCAAGGTCATTCGACCTTGAGTATAGGGGAATAGAGATAACCTCTGGTGGTCAAAGAGAGCACAGATATGAGAAACTAAAGGCTCAAATAGCAGAAAAAGGACTGAACGTAGAGAGCTTTGATTTCTACTTAAAAGCATTCCGTTATGGCATGCCGCCGCATGGGGGTTTTGGTCTCGGTGCTGAGAGATTGGTCAAGCAAATGCTTGACTTGGGCAATATCCGAGAAGTCATACTATTCCCAAGGGACAGAAAAAGGTTGGAACCATAA
- a CDS encoding HAD family hydrolase, whose translation MRAIFFDIDGTLLTERPLIMLFLPQVYDKLSKKLGISKGDARLRFLREIAERKNTYEWHDWNFFFKSFGLEFKYEELIKSYPHKIQVFPDVIPTLEWLKEEGYKLGVITSGPEYQKLKLRITKLDRYFDVIVTREDVKTVKPDPRIFLYGCEKLGIEPREAVMIGDDLNQDVYGPRNVGMTSIWINREGIEDYNFATIEIRSLHQLRSILGGFEK comes from the coding sequence ATGAGAGCTATCTTCTTTGACATAGATGGAACTCTCTTGACAGAAAGACCTCTCATCATGCTATTTCTTCCACAGGTATATGACAAGCTCTCAAAAAAGCTCGGAATATCCAAGGGTGACGCTCGACTAAGATTTCTTAGAGAAATCGCAGAAAGAAAAAATACTTACGAATGGCATGATTGGAATTTTTTCTTTAAGAGCTTTGGACTTGAGTTTAAGTATGAAGAGCTGATAAAGAGTTATCCCCACAAAATTCAAGTGTTTCCGGATGTAATCCCAACTTTGGAGTGGCTAAAAGAAGAGGGATATAAATTGGGGGTAATAACTAGTGGTCCGGAGTATCAGAAATTGAAACTCAGGATAACGAAACTTGATAGGTACTTTGATGTTATTGTGACAAGAGAAGATGTAAAAACTGTGAAGCCTGATCCTAGAATATTTTTATATGGGTGTGAGAAGTTAGGAATAGAACCAAGAGAAGCTGTGATGATAGGAGATGATTTAAATCAGGATGTGTATGGCCCTAGAAATGTTGGAATGACATCCATCTGGATAAATCGTGAGGGCATAGAGGATTATAATTTTGCTACCATTGAAATTAGGAGCCTCCATCAGCTTAGAAGTATACTGGGGGGATTTGAAAAATGA
- a CDS encoding DUF4392 domain-containing protein, which translates to MIAHLINTDIYGRDILKVYLEYREQNFNFLENAKDLFLKNLDNVLIVTCFPIPPMQIVETDGPPGALALYKTIEKLGGRAEILTCEKIKRALNRFKVNFAEDPSVEEYSLLISVETPGRAKDGKYYSMSALEIEMLPFDELFLKARELEIPTIGIGDGGNEIGMGNIAKLIKKYIRFGEKIASIVEVDELILAAVSNWGAYGLIAQVSLEVKENLLKDWDERRVLEALVSVGVIDGIVKKPQLSVDGIPFELHKNILALLNSIIESRIG; encoded by the coding sequence ATGATTGCACATCTAATCAACACTGATATCTATGGAAGGGACATTTTGAAGGTTTATTTGGAATATCGAGAGCAAAACTTCAATTTTTTAGAAAATGCCAAAGATCTCTTTTTAAAAAATCTCGATAATGTTCTCATCGTGACCTGTTTCCCAATACCTCCAATGCAGATAGTAGAAACTGACGGCCCACCTGGTGCGTTGGCCCTATATAAGACAATTGAAAAACTTGGAGGGAGAGCGGAGATATTAACATGTGAAAAAATAAAAAGGGCCCTCAACAGATTTAAAGTTAATTTTGCAGAGGATCCTTCGGTTGAGGAGTACTCTCTTTTAATAAGTGTTGAAACTCCTGGACGGGCAAAGGATGGTAAATATTATTCGATGAGTGCGTTGGAAATTGAAATGTTGCCATTTGACGAATTATTTTTGAAAGCGAGAGAGCTTGAAATTCCTACTATTGGGATTGGTGACGGAGGGAATGAGATAGGAATGGGAAATATTGCCAAACTCATTAAGAAGTATATTCGGTTTGGAGAGAAAATAGCTAGTATTGTAGAAGTTGATGAATTAATACTTGCTGCGGTTTCCAATTGGGGGGCTTATGGTTTGATCGCCCAAGTTTCCCTTGAAGTGAAAGAGAATCTCTTGAAAGATTGGGATGAAAGAAGGGTTCTGGAGGCCCTAGTTTCTGTGGGAGTTATAGACGGTATTGTTAAAAAACCTCAGCTTAGTGTTGATGGAATTCCATTTGAACTTCATAAGAATATCTTAGCCTTGCTTAATTCGATAATAGAGAGTAGAATTGGGTGA
- a CDS encoding HD domain-containing protein, whose product MKIEEYIHNNASLELIRKAEQFAINFFEREGTHGFSHVKRVFNLCLHLGKDEGADLEVLALAALLHDIARPLEDRGIVEDHAKESAKIARRFLSSFGYPKIEEVVHAIEAHRFSKPPEPKTIEAKILSDADKLDAIGAIGIARVFMYSGEHGRDIEVSLRHFEEKILKLRDLMYTKSAKKLANERHKFVEEFIKRIQKEIEGEL is encoded by the coding sequence ATGAAAATCGAGGAGTATATTCATAATAATGCTAGTTTAGAACTTATACGAAAAGCAGAACAATTCGCTATAAACTTCTTTGAAAGAGAGGGGACTCATGGGTTCTCTCATGTTAAACGGGTTTTTAATCTTTGTTTGCATTTGGGAAAGGATGAAGGGGCAGATCTTGAGGTTCTAGCTTTAGCAGCATTGCTTCATGATATTGCACGGCCTTTGGAAGACAGGGGGATTGTGGAGGATCATGCAAAAGAAAGTGCAAAAATTGCTCGTCGCTTTTTGAGTTCTTTTGGATACCCCAAAATAGAGGAAGTAGTTCATGCAATAGAGGCTCATCGGTTCTCAAAACCTCCAGAACCAAAAACCATTGAGGCAAAAATACTAAGCGATGCGGATAAACTTGATGCTATAGGTGCGATTGGGATCGCAAGAGTATTCATGTATTCTGGAGAACATGGAAGGGATATAGAGGTCTCGTTAAGGCACTTTGAAGAGAAAATATTGAAACTTAGAGATTTGATGTATACCAAAAGTGCAAAGAAGCTTGCTAACGAGAGACACAAGTTTGTGGAGGAGTTTATTAAAAGAATCCAGAAGGAAATTGAAGGAGAGCTTTAG
- a CDS encoding DNA cytosine methyltransferase, translated as MKKLPLIMMGLLIFSLVPYVESASVGKASIDQVMLGLGESVTFGDYKIQFADVDQAWTQALIKVYARDGSLVTSKVLPTGYSLPVPDAQNPIFYVRVSWILASNQKILISLESDLELVQGDVNITKNGEYSLPYKFNDVVIPAIKIKVTNTYDNKADVQIKLPYETVTQTIFEGDHYGVSYKLNGDFQYSPYLYIYLKNATTNYAVFDVYLPKYPTTVFQLGEGETGGTTPSAPSAEPTELVYNDIMYEGENLTITLNETSYTVKLNTVGYYSSFSVFDDENNLIKTFEVRRGTGYIMSEAPLAVEVLSYESEYKRAYVRIYAPKGAEATPIIRDPEIHVSISASSTALLLDGDELLVFIDVENSGRGRADNVNVVASIPTGFELGSEIGTWTLSTLPPFTKMPVLVYVLKPTQVGRYSLGPVVVKYHDERGAEKEEDSGKPIQITVYALPKLSVTGEAFNGTWSTYVHTQEKTVKLKFTISAEGKDPKYEFIKNATLQLELPDSMDGEVKLYVGDIKAGETKTLESDYAILKADNAIINAKLVYQDPLGNWHEESFGNLVVVNSLPPAIEIKEVKVYPAPDELPSYVNSTLAELDNDSKVTLAEALQNITLAYLPKKGISWWPILAVLFIIVSAVLGYNYVDLKSKYDKALKELGRKKRRPGGIPKKEEAQKTEEIQSKEEQL; from the coding sequence ATGAAAAAATTGCCTCTGATTATGATGGGGTTGCTGATTTTTTCACTTGTGCCTTATGTGGAATCAGCTAGTGTCGGTAAAGCTAGCATTGATCAAGTAATGCTTGGTTTGGGGGAATCAGTGACTTTTGGTGATTATAAGATTCAATTTGCAGATGTAGATCAAGCATGGACTCAAGCACTAATAAAGGTTTATGCTAGAGATGGAAGTCTTGTCACAAGTAAAGTGCTCCCCACTGGATACTCCCTTCCAGTACCTGATGCTCAAAATCCAATATTTTATGTCAGGGTTTCGTGGATATTAGCAAGCAATCAAAAAATCTTGATATCCTTAGAATCAGATCTAGAGTTAGTCCAAGGGGATGTAAATATCACCAAAAATGGAGAATATTCTTTGCCTTATAAGTTCAATGATGTAGTAATTCCAGCTATAAAAATAAAAGTGACCAACACTTATGATAACAAGGCAGATGTTCAAATTAAATTGCCTTATGAGACTGTAACTCAGACTATTTTTGAGGGAGACCATTATGGTGTTTCTTACAAGCTAAATGGTGATTTTCAATACTCTCCGTATCTGTATATTTACCTCAAAAACGCAACTACGAATTATGCAGTTTTTGATGTGTATCTCCCAAAATATCCAACTACAGTTTTCCAATTAGGTGAAGGGGAAACAGGTGGCACCACACCAAGTGCCCCGAGTGCAGAGCCTACTGAACTTGTTTATAATGACATCATGTATGAAGGGGAAAATCTTACAATAACTCTTAATGAGACTAGTTACACAGTAAAGCTTAACACAGTTGGGTATTATTCTAGCTTTTCTGTCTTTGATGATGAGAATAATCTTATCAAAACCTTTGAAGTTAGGAGAGGCACAGGATACATAATGTCTGAAGCACCTTTAGCTGTGGAAGTACTTAGCTATGAAAGTGAGTATAAAAGGGCATATGTGAGAATTTATGCACCAAAAGGGGCTGAAGCAACCCCAATTATCAGAGATCCTGAAATACACGTTTCCATAAGTGCCTCTTCAACAGCACTATTATTGGATGGGGATGAACTTTTGGTGTTCATAGATGTTGAAAACAGCGGGCGTGGAAGGGCAGATAATGTTAATGTAGTTGCCTCAATACCTACTGGATTTGAATTAGGGAGCGAAATTGGAACTTGGACTCTTAGTACGTTGCCACCTTTCACTAAAATGCCTGTTTTAGTTTATGTCTTAAAACCAACTCAAGTCGGCAGATATTCACTTGGTCCAGTAGTTGTCAAATATCACGATGAAAGAGGTGCTGAGAAAGAAGAGGACTCTGGAAAACCAATCCAGATAACAGTTTATGCACTTCCAAAACTTTCCGTAACAGGAGAGGCCTTCAACGGTACATGGAGCACTTACGTCCATACTCAAGAGAAAACCGTCAAATTAAAATTCACGATCTCTGCGGAGGGTAAAGATCCGAAGTATGAGTTTATCAAAAATGCAACTCTACAACTAGAGCTTCCTGATAGTATGGATGGGGAGGTAAAACTATACGTTGGTGATATTAAAGCTGGTGAGACAAAGACTCTTGAAAGTGATTATGCAATACTAAAAGCAGACAATGCTATAATAAATGCAAAACTTGTCTATCAAGATCCTCTAGGAAATTGGCACGAGGAAAGCTTTGGAAATTTAGTTGTAGTGAACTCCCTCCCACCAGCAATTGAGATTAAGGAAGTAAAGGTTTATCCAGCTCCAGATGAACTTCCATCCTATGTGAACAGCACTCTCGCTGAATTGGATAATGACAGTAAAGTCACACTGGCAGAAGCTCTCCAAAATATCACTCTTGCATACTTACCCAAAAAGGGTATCAGCTGGTGGCCAATTCTTGCAGTTCTCTTCATTATAGTTTCAGCGGTTCTAGGATACAATTATGTTGATCTAAAGTCGAAATATGACAAAGCTCTCAAAGAACTTGGAAGAAAGAAGAGGAGACCTGGAGGAATTCCAAAGAAAGAAGAAGCTCAAAAAACTGAAGAAATCCAGAGTAAAGAAGAACAACTTTGA